A section of the Pseudanabaena mucicola str. Chao 1806 genome encodes:
- the cobG gene encoding precorrin-3B synthase, producing the protein MCLLNVIIFLEFSQLQTTTAICPSLFNAATVQDGILSRIRLPAGLITSTQCEVLVRVVNQFGNGKIQITNRANLQIRTSQALPEAALLDFQDYGLASSTQSIDGLRNMMASPSAGIDTQAKINIIPLVKAWELYLLDHPELVILSNKFSICFDGGEAIRVSDRPNDICLVAVEINSEIYFDLHLGLGDRGEAPAPVGVLVSPNQVIEVLASLTEVYRQYTEQKLEQKTHLRSRPPRLRELLHDWGVGKYLELVAEKLSYALIHSPLASLQLREKETRVFVGYEHLGIHAQKQSGLFYIGVVIPLGRLTSQQLVGLANLGKRYGGGALRLTPWQNLLITDIAEVNLDQVTQEIENLGLFIDPHHPYAAIAACSGYKGCKSAFTDTQADAKEIASHLEKYMQLDLPINLHFSGCDKSCAQHHASDIAIVGQTSETYKIYVGNGEINFGRELYSEYTAHELSQLMERLLNIYQYQRQNPEQSFREFVNQCNLQELRELISHA; encoded by the coding sequence ATGTGCCTTCTCAATGTGATTATTTTTTTGGAATTTTCTCAATTGCAAACAACTACAGCTATTTGTCCCAGTCTCTTTAATGCTGCCACTGTTCAAGATGGCATTCTTTCGCGTATCCGTTTACCTGCGGGATTAATTACTTCTACACAATGCGAAGTTCTAGTGCGGGTTGTTAATCAATTCGGTAATGGTAAAATCCAAATTACTAATCGAGCGAATCTACAAATCCGCACCAGTCAGGCTTTACCTGAAGCGGCGCTGCTAGATTTCCAAGACTATGGACTTGCCTCTAGTACCCAAAGTATCGACGGTTTGCGGAATATGATGGCGAGTCCTAGCGCAGGGATTGATACCCAAGCCAAAATCAATATAATTCCATTGGTTAAAGCTTGGGAACTCTATTTATTAGATCATCCCGAATTGGTGATTCTTTCTAACAAATTTAGCATTTGTTTTGATGGTGGTGAAGCGATTAGGGTTAGCGATCGCCCCAATGATATTTGTTTAGTAGCTGTTGAAATTAATAGCGAGATTTATTTTGATTTGCATCTAGGTTTAGGCGATCGCGGTGAGGCTCCAGCACCAGTTGGTGTGTTAGTTTCTCCAAACCAAGTTATAGAAGTTCTTGCGTCTCTAACCGAAGTTTATCGGCAATATACAGAGCAAAAGCTAGAGCAGAAAACTCATTTGCGATCGCGTCCTCCCAGATTAAGAGAATTGCTGCATGATTGGGGTGTTGGAAAGTATTTGGAGCTAGTTGCAGAGAAACTAAGTTACGCATTAATACACTCACCCCTAGCCTCTCTCCAATTAAGGGAGAAGGAAACAAGAGTGTTTGTGGGTTATGAGCATTTAGGAATTCATGCACAAAAACAATCAGGACTTTTCTATATTGGTGTCGTTATTCCATTAGGGAGGTTAACTTCGCAGCAACTCGTAGGATTAGCTAATCTTGGTAAACGATATGGTGGTGGGGCTTTGCGGTTAACACCTTGGCAAAATCTGTTGATTACAGATATTGCAGAAGTGAATCTTGATCAGGTAACACAGGAGATTGAGAATTTAGGGTTATTTATTGATCCTCATCATCCCTATGCAGCGATCGCAGCTTGTTCGGGTTATAAAGGATGCAAGTCCGCTTTTACGGATACGCAAGCTGATGCTAAGGAGATCGCCTCACACTTGGAAAAATATATGCAACTTGATTTGCCAATTAATTTGCATTTTTCTGGTTGTGATAAATCCTGCGCTCAGCACCATGCAAGCGATATTGCGATCGTAGGACAAACTTCTGAAACTTACAAAATTTATGTCGGTAATGGCGAAATTAACTTTGGGAGAGAACTATATTCAGAATATACAGCTCATGAACTATCGCAATTAATGGAACGTCTACTCAATATCTATCAATACCAACGCCAAAATCCTGAACAGAGTTTTCGTGAATTTGTGAATCAATGCAATTTGCAAGAATTAAGGGAATTGATTAGCCATGCTTGA
- a CDS encoding precorrin-8X methylmutase — protein MLDYIRDGNEIYRKSFATIRAEANLAILPQDLEVVAVRLIHSCGMTDIVHDLAYSEDVVKIGRAALKNGAKILCDAQMVANGVTRKRLPANNAVICTLNEPEVPELAMQIGNTRSAAALELWRSHIEGSVVAIGNAPTALFRILELLDEGLPKPAVILGFPVGFVGAIESKAALAENNHGIPFLTIHGRRGGSAMCAAALNALAMMNEL, from the coding sequence ATGCTTGACTATATTCGTGATGGTAATGAAATCTATCGAAAATCCTTTGCGACGATTCGCGCTGAGGCAAATTTAGCAATCTTGCCACAAGATTTGGAAGTGGTTGCAGTGCGCCTCATTCATTCCTGTGGGATGACTGATATTGTTCATGACCTTGCCTATTCTGAGGATGTGGTTAAAATTGGGAGAGCAGCCCTGAAAAATGGGGCGAAGATCCTTTGTGACGCGCAGATGGTGGCAAATGGTGTGACACGGAAACGTTTACCAGCCAATAATGCCGTAATTTGCACTCTTAATGAACCTGAAGTTCCCGAACTTGCAATGCAAATTGGTAATACGAGATCGGCGGCGGCGTTGGAACTGTGGCGATCGCATATTGAAGGATCGGTTGTGGCAATTGGTAATGCACCCACAGCATTATTTCGCATTTTAGAACTGCTTGATGAAGGTTTGCCCAAGCCAGCCGTTATACTAGGATTCCCCGTTGGTTTTGTCGGTGCAATTGAGTCAAAAGCAGCTTTAGCGGAAAATAATCATGGTATCCCTTTTTTGACCATTCACGGTCGGCGTGGGGGAAGTGCGATGTGCGCCGCTGCATTGAATGCCTTAGCGATGATGAATGAGCTATAA
- the cobI gene encoding precorrin-2 C(20)-methyltransferase, with amino-acid sequence MENIIDIKSKGNLYGLGIGPGDPELLTIKAHRILTSVPVIAYPTMESGKVFARAIVADFIRPDQIEVPMPLPFSVERSSQPYYDIGAEKIAEHLEAGRDVAVLCEGDPMLYGSFMYIFKRLADRFHTEVIPGISSTFASAAMLGAPLTFRNDVLSIMPATLEAEILRDRLAVVDAAVIIKLGRHFAKIKTILQELNLFERALYIERATLPNQVIKPIAEVNPDQVPYWAIVMIPSQTNPQ; translated from the coding sequence ATGGAAAATATAATCGACATAAAATCAAAAGGAAATTTATATGGACTGGGAATTGGACCAGGCGATCCAGAGCTATTGACGATCAAAGCACATCGCATTTTAACCTCAGTTCCCGTAATTGCCTATCCGACTATGGAAAGCGGTAAGGTTTTTGCAAGGGCGATCGTTGCTGATTTCATCCGTCCTGACCAGATTGAAGTGCCGATGCCGCTTCCTTTTAGCGTCGAAAGATCTTCACAACCCTATTACGACATTGGTGCAGAGAAAATTGCTGAGCATTTAGAGGCGGGGCGTGATGTTGCTGTGCTTTGCGAGGGTGATCCCATGCTTTACGGTTCCTTTATGTATATTTTCAAAAGGCTTGCCGATCGCTTTCATACTGAGGTCATCCCTGGAATATCTTCTACGTTTGCTAGTGCCGCCATGCTGGGTGCGCCGCTCACTTTCCGTAATGATGTTTTGAGCATTATGCCTGCGACTTTGGAAGCGGAAATTTTGCGTGATCGCCTCGCTGTTGTCGATGCAGCCGTAATTATTAAACTAGGTAGACATTTCGCCAAAATCAAAACGATTTTGCAAGAATTAAATCTCTTTGAACGGGCTTTGTATATCGAACGTGCTACTTTACCAAATCAAGTTATTAAGCCGATCGCTGAAGTTAATCCCGATCAGGTTCCCTATTGGGCGATCGTGATGATTCCCAGCCAAACTAATCCTCAGTAA
- a CDS encoding iron uptake porin — protein sequence MKKVSLNLAGSLGLLSVIGAVAASPTLAETTAVSQINQAMSNDPVAQNVTSVSQLSDVKPTDWAFTALQSLVERYGCIAGYPDRTFRGKQATSRYEFAAGLNACLDKINEIISAGLADKVSKEDLATLQKLQEEFAAELATLRGRVDALDAKVTKLEAQQFSTTTKLTGEAIMAVTGASGNAVAPTSTNVFVTSRVRLNLNTSFTGSDLLLTRLEVGNGGTSIPTAFNALSGAQANTGTTVGGPNSSNIGFATYGQDYAGLTSGNTFALAKLRYDFNIGDARVSLGPVLHAYDHIDVNSYANNEAYDFSSTFFINNPLHILVNGQTGGAGAAFDWNIAKSAFSLRGLYLAAYGNTPAASNGINRGLFGDTYQATAELEFAPKNSEGEKPFAIKLLYTNGAVNNTNINTGGVNVEWKFAKGAALFGRYGFGSLDNRGLAINSVNTFTNGFTNATNPLATSLSPQTWMFGFAFPDLFKEGALAGIAVGQPFIESNVGNATQTNLELFYNFPVSNNIRITPDIQFIFNPNNATGSTIFVGTLRTVFSF from the coding sequence ATGAAAAAAGTATCTTTGAATTTGGCTGGTAGCCTTGGCTTGCTAAGTGTTATTGGCGCAGTAGCCGCAAGTCCAACACTTGCTGAAACTACAGCTGTTTCGCAAATTAACCAAGCCATGAGCAATGATCCCGTTGCTCAAAACGTAACTTCTGTATCTCAGCTTAGCGATGTCAAGCCTACTGATTGGGCTTTTACTGCGTTGCAATCCTTGGTAGAGCGCTACGGTTGTATCGCTGGCTATCCTGATCGCACTTTCCGTGGTAAGCAAGCAACTAGCCGCTATGAGTTTGCTGCTGGTTTAAATGCTTGTTTAGACAAAATTAACGAAATTATTTCCGCAGGTCTGGCTGACAAGGTTAGCAAAGAAGACCTCGCCACTTTGCAAAAGCTTCAAGAAGAGTTTGCAGCTGAACTAGCAACCCTTCGCGGTCGTGTCGATGCTCTTGATGCCAAAGTCACCAAACTTGAAGCTCAACAGTTCTCCACCACCACCAAGCTGACTGGTGAAGCAATTATGGCTGTCACTGGTGCAAGTGGTAATGCAGTTGCTCCTACAAGTACTAATGTTTTTGTGACTAGCCGTGTTCGTCTCAACCTCAACACTAGCTTTACAGGTAGCGACTTGTTACTCACAAGACTAGAAGTTGGTAATGGTGGTACTAGTATCCCAACAGCCTTTAACGCTTTGTCAGGTGCTCAAGCTAACACTGGTACAACTGTTGGTGGTCCTAACTCTAGTAACATTGGCTTTGCAACCTACGGTCAAGATTATGCAGGATTAACCTCAGGCAACACTTTTGCACTCGCCAAATTGCGCTACGACTTCAATATTGGTGATGCTCGTGTATCTCTTGGTCCTGTGCTCCATGCATATGATCACATTGACGTAAACTCCTATGCCAATAACGAAGCTTACGACTTTAGTTCTACTTTCTTCATCAATAATCCTCTCCACATTTTAGTCAATGGACAAACTGGTGGAGCAGGCGCTGCATTTGATTGGAATATCGCCAAGAGCGCTTTCAGTCTCCGTGGGCTTTATCTAGCTGCGTATGGTAATACTCCAGCCGCAAGTAATGGCATTAACCGTGGTTTATTTGGTGACACTTATCAAGCAACTGCTGAACTAGAGTTTGCACCTAAAAATTCTGAGGGTGAAAAGCCTTTCGCAATTAAGTTGCTTTACACCAATGGTGCAGTAAACAACACCAATATTAATACTGGTGGTGTAAACGTTGAGTGGAAGTTTGCTAAGGGTGCAGCGTTATTTGGTCGCTATGGATTTGGTAGCCTAGATAATCGTGGTCTTGCTATCAATTCAGTAAACACATTTACCAACGGATTTACCAATGCCACTAATCCATTAGCAACTAGCTTAAGTCCTCAAACTTGGATGTTTGGCTTTGCTTTCCCAGACCTATTTAAGGAAGGTGCTTTGGCAGGTATTGCTGTTGGTCAGCCTTTCATTGAAAGCAATGTTGGCAACGCAACTCAAACCAACTTGGAATTGTTCTATAACTTCCCAGTATCGAACAATATTCGTATTACTCCTGACATTCAGTTTATTTTCAATCCTAATAATGCAACTGGAAGCACCATTTTTGTTGGTACTTTGAGAACTGTATTCTCGTTCTAA
- a CDS encoding HEAT repeat domain-containing protein, with protein sequence MTSTNQNLNLKNIAQQLESENSRDRLRALVSLRDLSPEDAVPLILKVIDDDNLQIRSMAIFALGLKHTEDCFPVLSKILETEDDYGIRADAAGALGYLQDNRAVEPLLRAFYEDTEWLVRFSAAVSLGNLGDIRAYDALMQALDSEETMLHQAAISALGEVGDLRCVDKILKFAQSDDWLTRQRLAEALGHLKCDKSLSALNYLVKDPHPQVVTAARYALDTFETNK encoded by the coding sequence ATGACCTCTACTAATCAGAACTTAAATTTAAAAAATATCGCCCAGCAATTAGAGAGCGAAAATTCTCGCGATCGCCTCCGTGCTTTAGTATCTCTCCGCGATTTATCTCCTGAGGATGCTGTGCCTTTAATCTTAAAAGTAATTGATGACGATAACTTGCAAATTCGCTCAATGGCTATATTTGCACTAGGACTAAAGCATACAGAAGATTGTTTTCCTGTATTATCAAAAATTCTTGAAACAGAGGATGATTATGGGATTCGTGCCGATGCGGCGGGAGCCTTGGGCTATTTACAAGACAATCGTGCGGTTGAACCATTACTCAGAGCTTTCTATGAAGATACGGAATGGCTTGTGCGGTTTAGTGCGGCAGTCTCTTTAGGGAATTTAGGTGATATCCGTGCTTACGATGCCCTAATGCAAGCCTTGGACAGTGAAGAAACGATGTTGCATCAAGCGGCGATCTCGGCTTTGGGAGAGGTCGGCGATTTACGTTGTGTAGATAAGATCTTAAAGTTTGCCCAATCCGATGATTGGTTAACTAGACAACGTTTAGCTGAGGCTCTAGGACATCTCAAATGTGATAAGAGTTTGTCCGCTTTAAACTATCTCGTTAAAGATCCCCATCCTCAAGTGGTAACTGCCGCAAGATACGCGCTTGATACATTTGAGACCAATAAGTAA
- a CDS encoding glucokinase — MTIVLAGDIGGTKTLLRLAEPEGTAWRSLYEQRFASTNYASFSDVLCEFLAQANQHLGDLPTLSVACLGIAGPVRDRRSQLTNLGWAFDSDRLAMEFNIPKVSLINDFVAVGYGVLGLQPHDLYTLQDGNVLERAPIGVIGAGTGLGEAYLGWNGDHYQVYATEGGHTDFAPRNELEIELLKYLQKRHDRVSVERVVSGMGIVAIYQFLRDRQAATESLEIAEKVRQWENGDVESGAAAAIANAALANYRINSDPHCDYLATKTMQIFEEAYATEVGNFALKLIPNGGLYIAGGIAPKILPLLQAGSFLRILKGKGRVSSVLDDIPIHIVLNPEVGLIGAMLYGASL, encoded by the coding sequence ATGACAATAGTTTTGGCGGGTGATATTGGTGGCACTAAGACACTTTTGCGTCTAGCAGAACCTGAGGGGACAGCATGGCGATCGCTATATGAGCAACGTTTTGCTAGCACTAACTATGCTAGTTTCTCCGATGTTTTATGTGAATTTCTTGCTCAGGCAAACCAGCATTTAGGTGATTTGCCAACTTTATCGGTGGCTTGTTTGGGCATTGCTGGACCTGTGCGTGATCGTCGATCACAATTGACAAATTTAGGTTGGGCGTTTGATAGCGATCGCCTTGCTATGGAATTTAATATTCCCAAGGTCAGCTTGATTAATGATTTTGTAGCGGTTGGTTATGGGGTTTTAGGATTGCAACCTCATGACTTGTATACTTTACAAGACGGGAATGTGTTAGAACGAGCGCCAATAGGGGTAATTGGTGCAGGAACAGGATTGGGTGAGGCATATTTAGGATGGAATGGCGATCATTATCAGGTTTATGCTACAGAGGGAGGACATACGGATTTTGCACCGAGGAATGAGCTAGAAATTGAGTTATTAAAGTATTTGCAAAAACGTCACGATCGCGTATCTGTAGAACGGGTAGTTTCAGGAATGGGGATTGTAGCAATTTATCAATTTTTGCGCGATCGCCAAGCTGCAACTGAATCTCTAGAAATTGCCGAAAAAGTGCGTCAATGGGAAAATGGAGATGTGGAGTCGGGAGCCGCCGCCGCGATCGCTAATGCCGCCTTAGCTAATTACAGAATCAATAGCGATCCTCATTGTGATTATCTTGCTACAAAGACAATGCAAATATTTGAGGAAGCCTATGCTACTGAGGTTGGGAATTTTGCATTAAAGTTAATTCCTAATGGCGGTCTATACATTGCAGGCGGCATTGCCCCAAAAATCTTACCCTTACTTCAGGCAGGCTCATTTCTGAGGATTCTCAAGGGTAAGGGGAGAGTTAGTTCTGTATTAGATGATATTCCCATTCACATTGTGCTAAATCCTGAAGTGGGGCTAATTGGTGCGATGCTTTATGGAGCTAGCCTGTGA
- the pdxH gene encoding pyridoxamine 5'-phosphate oxidase has protein sequence MDIHALREDYKKGELRRKDLYDDPFKQFEKWFQQACNAELLEPNAMTLSTVNADGQPFMRTVLLKYFDEKGLVFFTNYESRKAQQIEHNHKVSILFTWLPLQRQVHITGTAEKVSTTESWEYFSSRPRGSQLGAWTSQQSSIISSRQLLLMQFEQIKQKFMDGEIPLPDFWGGYRVVPNSFEFWQGCTNRLHDRFLYTLQENQTWDIHRLAP, from the coding sequence ATGGATATACACGCACTAAGAGAAGATTATAAAAAGGGGGAACTAAGACGCAAAGACCTATATGATGATCCCTTTAAGCAGTTTGAAAAATGGTTTCAGCAAGCCTGTAATGCCGAGTTGCTAGAACCTAATGCCATGACTCTATCAACTGTTAATGCTGATGGTCAACCCTTTATGCGGACAGTATTACTAAAATATTTTGATGAGAAGGGATTAGTATTTTTTACTAACTATGAAAGTCGCAAGGCGCAACAAATTGAGCATAATCACAAGGTTTCTATTCTGTTTACTTGGCTACCTCTACAGCGCCAAGTCCATATCACAGGAACTGCGGAGAAAGTAAGTACCACCGAATCTTGGGAATACTTTAGCTCCCGTCCTCGTGGTAGCCAGTTAGGAGCGTGGACTTCTCAACAAAGCTCTATTATTTCTTCACGACAACTTCTACTGATGCAATTTGAACAGATCAAACAGAAATTTATGGATGGCGAAATTCCCTTACCTGATTTCTGGGGAGGATATCGCGTAGTTCCGAATAGCTTTGAATTTTGGCAAGGATGCACCAATCGCTTGCACGATCGCTTCTTATATACCTTACAAGAAAATCAAACTTGGGATATTCACAGGCTAGCTCCATAA
- a CDS encoding Uma2 family endonuclease, with protein MLVQTKRFTIAEYHRLSDLGMLQSEFDSPRTELIKGEIVSMSAKGTKHTVCCSNLIAELSALVRGRAILRCQDPIFLPPDSEPEPDFTIVRDREDNYLTGHPIADDILLVIEIADSSLNYDRDVKGALYAEAGIENYWLFNLVDNRLEAYSEPYRDAQGKGNYAQRKYVLAHQAIALPTLTDTSIELSKILPDAK; from the coding sequence ATGCTAGTTCAAACTAAAAGGTTTACGATCGCGGAATATCATCGCCTCAGTGATTTGGGAATGTTGCAAAGCGAGTTTGACTCCCCACGCACCGAATTAATTAAAGGAGAAATTGTATCAATGTCAGCTAAAGGTACTAAGCACACAGTTTGCTGTAGTAATTTAATTGCAGAACTGTCAGCATTAGTTAGGGGGCGAGCAATATTGAGATGTCAAGATCCAATTTTTTTGCCTCCTGATAGTGAACCTGAGCCAGATTTTACGATTGTGCGCGATCGCGAAGATAACTATCTCACAGGACATCCCATAGCCGATGATATTTTGTTAGTCATTGAAATTGCTGATTCTTCTCTTAATTACGATCGCGATGTCAAAGGTGCACTTTATGCCGAAGCGGGGATTGAGAACTACTGGCTATTTAACCTAGTAGATAATCGTTTAGAAGCTTATAGCGAACCTTATCGTGATGCTCAAGGGAAAGGTAACTATGCTCAAAGAAAATATGTTCTTGCCCATCAAGCAATCGCTTTACCCACATTGACTGATACGAGTATAGAACTGAGCAAAATTTTACCTGATGCCAAGTAG
- the trpE gene encoding anthranilate synthase component I, with translation MIFPEYSDFIKLAEQGNFVPVYMELVADLDTPVSAWYRVCQGQPYSFLLESVEGGERIGRYSLLSCDPLWVLEARGDRTTQTFRDGTTKEFIGNPFQHLSNCLTPIHPVHLPELPPSLGGLFGYWGYELINWIEPKVPVFPCQEGDTPDGVWMQVDSLLVFDQVKRKIWAIAYADLSNGNAPEAAYKSASDRLTILVDKLRSPLDRKKTAIKWTNPRLQPPVNFTSNVTREKFCKGVELGKEHIKAGDIFQVVLSQRLTTEFKGEPFSLYRSLRVVNPSPYMAFFNFKDWQLIGSSPEIMVKAEVINGVSKTVLRPIAGTRPRGANSLEDAELAKDLLADPKEVAEHVMLVDLGRNDLGRVCKSGTVRVDELMSIELYSHVMHIVSNVVGEIRPEKNAWDLLQACFPAGTVSGAPKIRAMEIIHNLEGDRRGTYAGAYGYYDFEGQLNTAITIRTMVVKDGKASVQAGAGVVADSDPQKEYQETLNKAKGMLESLRCLG, from the coding sequence ATGATTTTCCCTGAGTATTCTGACTTTATTAAGCTTGCTGAGCAGGGCAACTTTGTACCTGTATATATGGAACTGGTTGCAGATCTAGATACCCCTGTGTCAGCTTGGTATCGAGTCTGTCAAGGTCAACCCTATAGCTTTTTGTTAGAGTCAGTCGAAGGTGGCGAGAGAATTGGACGTTACAGTTTATTGAGTTGCGATCCCCTATGGGTATTAGAAGCAAGGGGAGATCGCACAACACAAACATTTCGTGATGGCACAACCAAAGAATTTATTGGTAATCCCTTTCAACATTTGAGTAATTGCCTCACACCAATTCATCCTGTGCATTTGCCAGAGTTGCCGCCAAGCCTGGGGGGACTATTTGGCTATTGGGGCTATGAATTAATTAATTGGATCGAGCCAAAAGTACCTGTGTTTCCCTGTCAGGAGGGAGATACACCCGATGGTGTATGGATGCAGGTCGATAGCTTATTGGTATTCGATCAGGTCAAACGTAAAATCTGGGCGATCGCCTATGCTGATTTAAGTAATGGTAATGCTCCCGAAGCAGCCTATAAATCTGCTAGCGATCGCTTGACGATATTAGTGGATAAATTGAGATCGCCTTTAGATCGCAAAAAAACTGCAATCAAATGGACAAATCCTCGCTTACAGCCACCTGTCAACTTTACCAGCAATGTCACCCGTGAAAAATTCTGTAAGGGAGTTGAGCTAGGTAAGGAACATATCAAGGCTGGTGATATCTTCCAAGTTGTTCTCTCGCAGCGTCTGACAACGGAATTTAAAGGCGAGCCATTTAGTCTATATCGTTCCTTGCGCGTAGTTAATCCTTCGCCCTACATGGCCTTCTTTAACTTTAAAGATTGGCAGCTTATTGGCTCTAGCCCTGAAATTATGGTTAAGGCAGAGGTAATTAATGGGGTTTCCAAGACTGTGCTCCGACCAATCGCAGGTACAAGACCTAGAGGTGCAAACTCTTTAGAGGATGCAGAACTTGCCAAAGATTTACTTGCCGATCCTAAGGAAGTTGCGGAACATGTGATGCTCGTAGATTTAGGCAGAAATGATCTAGGTCGTGTATGCAAAAGTGGCACTGTCAGAGTCGATGAGCTAATGTCCATTGAGCTTTATTCTCATGTCATGCATATCGTCAGTAATGTAGTCGGTGAAATTCGTCCTGAAAAAAATGCTTGGGACTTATTGCAAGCCTGTTTCCCTGCGGGTACGGTTAGCGGTGCGCCGAAGATTCGTGCCATGGAGATTATCCACAATTTAGAAGGCGATCGCCGAGGAACTTATGCAGGAGCTTATGGCTATTACGATTTTGAAGGACAGTTGAATACTGCCATTACCATTCGCACAATGGTAGTCAAGGATGGCAAGGCAAGCGTACAGGCGGGTGCTGGTGTAGTTGCCGATTCTGATCCTCAGAAGGAATATCAGGAAACCTTGAATAAGGCAAAGGGAATGTTGGAATCTTTACGCTGCTTAGGTTAA
- a CDS encoding TIGR04222 domain-containing membrane protein, with product MDRLDCPIPSKRQSQRCCNPIPTLTALLNQIYLQPKQFAIAYKIGIFWSSRNKPLFDKIYPAVLIACLLGLGIAKTLVGLSRGKPVGILIAMCAIVAIIGLVFSQKAVHRSRYGDRFLSNLRNHIPNKGFSLNDVQLPLVVALLSIAILPNDAFADLKSLLTPVSNSGGDGIAVFILPTTK from the coding sequence ATGGATAGATTAGATTGTCCGATCCCATCGAAAAGGCAGTCGCAGAGGTGCTGCAATCCTATACCTACATTGACAGCATTACTAAATCAAATTTATCTGCAACCCAAGCAATTCGCGATCGCCTACAAAATTGGGATCTTCTGGTCAAGCCGCAACAAGCCTTTATTTGACAAGATTTACCCAGCAGTTTTAATCGCTTGCTTGTTAGGATTAGGTATTGCTAAGACTTTAGTAGGACTCTCCCGTGGTAAGCCTGTTGGTATTTTGATTGCAATGTGTGCGATTGTTGCAATCATTGGGCTAGTTTTTAGTCAGAAAGCAGTTCATCGTAGTCGCTATGGCGATCGCTTTCTCAGTAATCTGCGTAACCATATACCTAATAAGGGCTTTAGCCTTAATGATGTCCAACTCCCTCTCGTCGTTGCACTTTTGAGTATAGCAATTTTGCCAAATGATGCATTTGCTGACTTAAAAAGTCTGCTAACACCAGTATCTAATAGTGGTGGTGATGGTATAGCGGTTTTCATTTTGCCTACGACAAAATGA
- a CDS encoding rhomboid family intramembrane serine protease: protein MFPLYDDNPTQDTSIVVYLLIVVNVLIFGYQLSLLNFQFVEWIRNWGLIPKEFVTQPLKEAITFISSQFLHGNIFHLVGNMWFLYLFGNNIEDKLGHWKFLFFYLFCGACSGFAQVITAPMSELPMVGASGAISGVMGAYLVRFPRAKIVTLLWIGFSFIPIPIRAVVFLGLWIAGQTVYAAIHNPNLPGVAYLAHVSGFMVGAITVLIYSKLMKK, encoded by the coding sequence ATGTTTCCTTTATATGATGACAATCCGACTCAAGATACTTCCATTGTTGTCTATCTTCTAATCGTGGTAAATGTACTAATCTTTGGATACCAGTTGAGTTTGTTAAACTTTCAATTTGTTGAATGGATCAGAAATTGGGGTTTGATTCCAAAGGAATTTGTTACGCAACCACTCAAGGAAGCAATCACCTTCATTTCATCACAATTTCTTCATGGCAATATTTTCCATTTAGTTGGAAATATGTGGTTTCTCTATCTATTTGGTAACAATATTGAAGATAAGCTTGGTCATTGGAAATTTTTGTTTTTTTATCTGTTTTGTGGGGCTTGCTCAGGCTTTGCACAAGTCATTACTGCCCCAATGTCGGAGTTACCAATGGTAGGAGCTAGTGGGGCAATATCTGGAGTTATGGGTGCATATTTAGTCAGATTCCCGCGTGCTAAAATTGTGACCTTGTTATGGATTGGATTCTCTTTTATTCCCATTCCTATTCGTGCAGTTGTATTTCTCGGATTATGGATTGCTGGGCAAACTGTATATGCAGCAATCCATAATCCAAATTTACCAGGAGTAGCTTATTTAGCTCATGTCAGTGGATTTATGGTGGGGGCGATCACTGTTCTGATCTACTCAAAGCTTATGAAAAAATAG